The following are encoded together in the Myxocyprinus asiaticus isolate MX2 ecotype Aquarium Trade chromosome 7, UBuf_Myxa_2, whole genome shotgun sequence genome:
- the LOC127443519 gene encoding gamma-glutamylaminecyclotransferase C-like has product MFKMTQVFVYGTLKSGQPNYYRMLDAANGKAKFLGRSRTVDSYPLVIATQYNIPFLLNVPGKGHCVRGEIYSVDEKMLKFLDWFECCPHQYQRTLVKLEVDEWVGEGENNPKAGSIIETFVYSTTTYKPEWLQNPTYENYDSYGDHGLEYVCREDRCPK; this is encoded by the coding sequence ATGTTTAAGATGACTCAAGTCTTTGTGTACGGCACACTAAAGAGTGGTCAACCCAACTACTACAGGATGCTTGATGCTGCCAATGGTAAAGCGAAGTTTCTTGGGCGATCTCGCACTGTGGACTCATACCCTCTAGTAATCGCCACCCAATACAACATCCCCTTCTTACTAAACGTCCCTGGGAAGGGTCACTGTGTCCGAGGGGAGATCTATAGTGTGGATGAGAAGATGCTGAAGTTCTTGGACTGGTTTGAATGTTGTCCACACCAATACCAGCGGACACTGGTCAAACTGGAGGTGGATGAATGGGTCGGTGAAGGTGAAAACAATCCAAAGGCTGGAAGTATCATTGAGACGTTTGTGTACAGCACGACTACATACAAACCAGAGTGGCTCCAGAACCCAACATACGAGAATTACGATTCTTATGGTGACCATGGACTGGAATATGTATGTCGTGAAGATAGATGCCCCAAATGA